The nucleotide window GgcgaacgtattcgccttttgtcaTAATGTTAAGGACGTCTAGGGTAAGATTGAATTGATTAGTACAggataaaattattataatagggTAAGATTTAAATctcaataaatttaaagaaaaagttCTCCCTCGTATTAGCCAACTATAATTTtccgatttacctcctcataTATGGTCGTGGGGCTAACCGTGTGAGACTGCTGAAGTTACAAATTCCACCTTTTATTAATGGACTTTACACTCTATGCACACCtcaatttttttcaatttaatttttttttcatgtttaatGCTATAACTGATCAATCTCTAAATTCTAAAATCAAAATCTTATTAACATAACcaaaaacttaaaaaatcaacAATAAAAAAATTGAAGTGTTCACATaacttctttatatatatatatatatatatatactgtgaACCTAAGTGAGTCTGAGCGCCTAAAAATAATCCGGACATCTTGACTAAGTCAGAATAAAAGCACTTCCATCCCAACTCTCAGTTTCACACAAGCCCAGGTCCACACCGACTATAAGCATAACACATTAACACTAATCATCCTCACCACCTCAAACAATAAACGTATAGCCGAGTTGATTATTACATGACATGTTTATATAATTAAGTAAGAATTAATCTCGGTAAAATCCGATGAATTATTCTGCCATATGAtggctaaaaaaaataataaataaatataaaaagggCAATCGCAAAATAATAAAATCACTCTCATGTCACCctagtaattaattaattttcttatCGATTAAACACTACTTAATTAAGCCTCGTCGGAACCGTTAGACGTAGGGTGGCGGCTTCGGCAGGCCGACGACGTCGCCGCAGAGCAGCGCGTTGTCAGGGATGTTGCTCTCGTCTCTCAGCGACCGCTCCGGCGACTGGATCGTGAAGTAGAGCTGCTGCCCGAGGTACCGCCGCTCCCACAGCTCCGACCTCAGGTTCCACATCCCGGCGTTGTCGAACGTCATCAGGACCGCCGACCACGATCTCTGGTACACCTGGATCGTGTGCCTACTCACCGCGTCCATGTTGTTGTACAGACTCCTGCTCTCCGGCGTCCACGACCCGTGCCCCATCCCGACGGGGAAGAAGGCGTAGCCGTCGATGTGGTACGCCTGCGTCGTCCTCTCCGGATTCTCGAACACCACCTCCACGAACGTCCGGAACGTCATGTTCAATACGTTAGGCGCGATCTTGATGGTGGAGGTATCCTGCGGCGGCTCGTCGCCGATGATGTCGTACTGGAACACCTTGCCGGCGATGCCGAAGTACTCGGCGAGCTTGAGCGGCGTGGCGGTGTCCTCGTGCGACaccgcgttgagcgcgtaccgccGCTTCCCGTCGACCTTCGCGGTGGAGCTGACTAGCTTTATGGTGCGGGTGATGTTGATGCTTCCGTAGTGGTAGGAGCCCTGCGGGTTGGGGCGGGCGGCGCTGGCGGTGAGGTTCCACCGGAAGGAACGCCACTGGTTGAACGACCACGACCAACCTTCCGGCGCAGGCGGGACGTCCTTCGACGGCGGGGTGTTAGAGCCGTTGTAGCGGATGATCCCGGTGGCGGAGATGCTGTACTTGGTGAACCTCGAGGAGGCCGCCACGTAGTAGTCGCCGGGAGTTTGGTCGGCGGTGATCAGGACGGAGAGGCACTGGCCGATGTGGACGTCGAGGGAGTCGTACCTGTTCTGTACCGTGTGGGACCCGTCCATCTCCACCAGTAGCATCGAGTGCGATTGCATCCGGAAATTTAATGTCACCTTCAATCCGACGTTGCAGATGCGGTAGTGGTAGGTCTTGCCGGCCTCCATAAAGAAGAGTGGCGGATCGTCGTTGCCTGAGGCGTCCTTGCCCGAGTGGCCGTTGATGAGGACGCCGGCGGGACGGCCGATGGGCTTCCCTGCGTCGAGCGTCTTCTCCAGGATCTTGTGGCTCTTGGTGTACCAGTCGCCGATGAGGAGGGTGTAGTCGTCGGCGGGGTCATCGTAGGGCACCGGGATGAGGAGGCGGCTGTTCACGCGGAGGCCGCCGAAGGCGCCTGCCGCCTTCTGCATCCCGAGAGAGGGGAAGTACACGAAGCTACCGATCTGGTCCTTCACTTGGAAATGGTACGTGAAGTTTTTCCCCGGCAGGATCGGGCAATTGGTCCCAGCCACACCGTCCTGCCACGTAAACTTCCGGTTCTGAATCCCATTCCTGTTCGTGATCAAGAACAGGGAGATTAAGAAACACAGCGAGCTCGATCGccggaaaaacaaaacaaaaaaaaaaacagagaagtGGAAATGGACCAAGTGAAGAGGAGGGGCTCGTCGAGGTTGTTGAAGACGCTGACGATTACGTTATTGTTGGTGGTGGAGTTGATGTTGGGGCCGGGGAACTCGCCGTTGATGAGGATGGCCTGCTGGGGGACGCCGAGGGGAGCGATGGTGCCATAGGAGACGTTCCAGGTGAAGTAGAGGTAAGGGTCCTCGGGGAGAACGCCGCCGAGGAGGAGACTCAGCAACATCATCAACAGCGTTGTCGGCGACATCGAATAGGCCATCGACGGAGAAttaaggagagggagaggaagagaaaaagaagagtgtGGGTGGAGGAGACGAAAGAGGGGTGCTCTTTTATAGTGCGAAGAGAGTAGTGTGGAGCGCGAACACCGGTGGGAAAGCTTGCGTCGTTTCGCACGTCCTCCGGCTAAATCTGCACGAGAGGAGGAGGAGCAGGCTGTGCTGGCCGGTGACTTTGGCGGGGAGATCGGTGAGTCAGACGTTTGCATCCTGAGGTAGAAATCGAGGTTGACGGTTAGGTGATGACGTGGTGGCCGTTAAGTTTGTTGTAGTTGATTGTTATTTTTTACTTTGTCGTCGTATTGATTGAATATGATTTGTAAATCATGGTTAAAAAATTTCTCAAGTCCAAATGCTCCCCTACCTATGTTTTCAAGCGTCTCTCGAATGATTAAAGTCAAAacttctttaaaattttattttattattaaaatattttttcataaaacTAAAATATCTATGTTAATTAAAATGAcgtctttttatttttaaagagaaaGACGCCCTTTTATCCCTAAAATACCTTTTATTCAACGGTAGCTATTACAGTCCGTAATGAAAAAACTAACTGTTACAATTACTTCAAAATaactttgataaattttaaataaatttgatcaaattagtaagattatttttatataacagtattaaaaatttatgatttaatgttggtaattttaaaatttagaattgagctataatgtgatagttgctacaatataaaaaattaactatttcagtttaaaatttagaatttaacatTTTGAGATTTAGTATTTAGTTAAATGTGTAAAACTATTCGGTAGTTATTATAATgtgaaaaaataattatttcattAAAAGCTTAATCATATACGATAAACAccaaatattattatatcaaaataatttattaaaattatttgaaaataactATAATGCATAGAAATTACTAACTAGACGCTACAATATaacattattatattaaaaattatacatTTGTATCAATTATCTAGTAACTTTTATATATTAGTGCATCCTCAATTAAGATCATAATATGTTACATCAATAATATGAAAGTTTATTGAAATATCTCCAATGATTAAATCTCCCTATGAGTTTTTTTATGATCCAATTCATAGTATGAGTTGCATAACTTCATGTATATTGCATCAAATTCAAGATAAAAGAACAGATTTGTATTTTCACTACTGCTCTTAAATTATAAACCTCAAACCTCACACCTCACCTCTACAATGATTcaagattttttatttaattttttagattttaaaaacttCTCATAAACCTTACATTGAAGATACCTTTACAATGATTACTCGTAACTCTATAATAGcactgaaaataaaaatattcttaaaataaaatatctgAAGGGTCATCCTGCTCATGATTTGATTAATTTGGAAAGTGCATTTGATTTTTCTCCAAATATCTATTTTATCCCtaaattattttgataataaaattgAAACTTTGAGTACATTAGTTAAGGTAGTATCAAAATTATTTGTCTGATTGAAACCGTTGGTACCTGTAAGTGATTAATttttaatagatataaaatattttattggatatctaATTTCTAGACAAAACATACTCTGCACTTTATCTGCCATGTCGGGGC belongs to Zingiber officinale cultivar Zhangliang unplaced genomic scaffold, Zo_v1.1 ctg240, whole genome shotgun sequence and includes:
- the LOC122037170 gene encoding L-ascorbate oxidase homolog; protein product: MSPTTLLMMLLSLLLGGVLPEDPYLYFTWNVSYGTIAPLGVPQQAILINGEFPGPNINSTTNNNVIVSVFNNLDEPLLFTWNGIQNRKFTWQDGVAGTNCPILPGKNFTYHFQVKDQIGSFVYFPSLGMQKAAGAFGGLRVNSRLLIPVPYDDPADDYTLLIGDWYTKSHKILEKTLDAGKPIGRPAGVLINGHSGKDASGNDDPPLFFMEAGKTYHYRICNVGLKVTLNFRMQSHSMLLVEMDGSHTVQNRYDSLDVHIGQCLSVLITADQTPGDYYVAASSRFTKYSISATGIIRYNGSNTPPSKDVPPAPEGWSWSFNQWRSFRWNLTASAARPNPQGSYHYGSINITRTIKLVSSTAKVDGKRRYALNAVSHEDTATPLKLAEYFGIAGKVFQYDIIGDEPPQDTSTIKIAPNVLNMTFRTFVEVVFENPERTTQAYHIDGYAFFPVGMGHGSWTPESRSLYNNMDAVSRHTIQVYQRSWSAVLMTFDNAGMWNLRSELWERRYLGQQLYFTIQSPERSLRDESNIPDNALLCGDVVGLPKPPPYV